CGCGGCCCCAACCCCCCAACCCGAGGAGCTCATTTTGATGCGACGCTACCCCCATCGTTTGCCGTGGGCAGCCGTCCTGGCTGTTCTTCTGCTCGTGACCTATTCGACCGCCGCGCAGGAAGCGCCCCGAGTCGAGAGCAAGGTCACCGAAGTCACGCTGTACCGTGACCAGGCGCAGATCACCCGGACACTGGAGGTCCCGGCCGGGGAGGGCCCGATCGAGATCGTCGTGCCGGGTATGCCCGACCAGATCATCACGAGCAGTCTGTTTGCCGAGGGCGGCGACGCGGTCGATGTCCGCGCGGTACAGACCCGTCAGCGGGTCGTCGAGCAGGAGCCGCGCGAGGACATCCGCGAACTTGACGAGCAGCTGCGTGTGATGGACGAGGAGATCGAGACCAACACCGCGATGCAAGCGTTGATCCAGTCGCAGCTCGACTACCTCGAGAAGCTCGAAGGGTTCGTCGCCCCGACCGCGACGACGGAGCTGTCGCAGGGCGTGCTGGACGCGGCCCAGCTGCGCGAGACCACGCAGTTCATCTTCGAACAACGGACCGAGTCAACGCAAGCCCTGCTCGCGCTGCGCTCGGAGGCGCGGGCGCTGCAGCGCGAGAAGGCGACCTTGCAGGGCCGACGCAACCTCGCGGCCGGCCGCTCGCAGGACATCGTGCGCGACGCGGTGCTGTACCTGGACCGCCGGCAGGCCGGGGCCGCGACCGTCCGGCTGACGTACCTCGTGCGTGAGTGCGGCTGGGCGCCGAGCTACAACGTCCGCGGCAATCTCGCCGACGGGACGGTCCGCCTCGAATACAACGCGCTGATCCGCCAGCGCACCGGCGAGGACTGGTCCGGCGTGACGCTGACGCTCTCGACGGCCTCCCCGATGATCAGCGCGTCGGGCCCGGCGATGGCGTCGTTCCCCGTGATGCTCCAACAGGTCGCGGGTGGCGGACGGCCCGGTGCAGGAGGCCCGGGGGGAGCCGGCGGCCGTGCCGATATCGCCTACGCCGAGATCCAGAACCGCCAGCGCGACGCGATCACCCGCAACAACAACGCGATGAACCTGAGTGACAACCTCGACGCGAGCTGGCAGGGCAACTCACTCGCCGCGCAGGCGCAGGTGCTCGAACTCAGCGCAGGGCTCGCCGCACTCGAGCAGCAGGTCGCGGGCCCCGGCGGCGGCGGGCCGGTCCACGCCCTCAGCATCAGCTACACGCTCGACGGCCCGGTAACACTCGAAAGCCGGAGCGACCAGCAGATGACGCGCATCATGCAGGCCGAGCTGGAAGGCGATTTCTACCACGTCGCCAGCCCGGTGCTCACATCGTTTGTCTACCGCGAGGCGGAGATCGCGAACAGCTCGGGGCGTGATCTCCTGGCCGGGCCCGTGAGCGTTTACCTCGACGGGCTTTTTGTTGGGCGGACCGAGATGGTTAGCGTGACGCGCGGGCAGGGTTTCGTGCTCGGCTTCGGTGCCGACCCGCAGCTCCACGCCAAGCGGCAACTCGTGTCGCGCGACGAGGATGCGCAGGGCGGGAACACGCTGCTCGCCTTCGAGTACCGCCTGTCGATCGAGAACTACGGCGACCAGCCCGCCGACGTTCGCGTCATGGACCGCATCCCGACCTTCCGCGACGGCGACGATGTCAAGGTCACGATCGGCGCGATGTCCGAAGACCTCAGCGAAGACGCCGCGTATCTCCGGCTGCGCCGGCCCGACGGCATCCTCCGCTGGGACACCACCGTCGCCGCGAACGCGTCGGGCGAAGACGCCCACGTCGTCCGCTACGAGTTCGACCTGGCCTTCGACCGAAACTTCGGCCTGTCCACGGGCGACATGGACGCGCTGCGTGGCGAGTTCGAGGAGCAGGAGCGTAACCGCCGGGGCCGTTAGACCCGCGGTTTTACGGTTGTCAATCGGATGCACAACGGGAGCCCACGCTCGACGAGCGTGGGCTTCGTTTTTACACCTATCGGTGGTAGAATCCCAACGGGCGGTCGTGTGTCGCCCGACATCTCTCGCCCGCGTCGTGCCCGGCACGCCGCCAAGGAAACACGTCATGAAAGTCGTCAAGTGGCTCGCGATAGTTGTTGTGGTATTGGTCGTTGCATTCGTGGTGGTCGGCCTCTTCCTGCCCAATAAGATCCACGTTGAACGCAGCTTGGCAATCGATGCTCCCCCGGAAGTCGTGTTCAAGTACCTCAACGACTTAGAGGAATGGGAGCATTGGGAGCCGTTCTCGAAGGGTGACCCGTCGATCGTCACGACAATCGGCGAACCCAGCGCGGGCGTGGGCGCGACACAGTCGTGGGTCGGCGATAGCGGGACGGGCTCGCTTACGTTCACGATGGCCGACCCCGACAAGGGGATCGCATACGACCTGCAGTTCGATGACTTCGAGCCCTCGACTTCGGAGATGACGTATGAGGTCGTCGATGGGAAGACCGTGCTGACTTGGACGATGGATGGCAGCGTGGGTGTGCCGGTGATCGGCGGCTACTTCGCCATGATTATCGAAGGGATGGTTGGCCCCGAGTATGAGAAGGGGCTGGGATTCCTCCGCGACGTCGCTGAGGCGGATACGGCTGGCGAATCGACGGATGAGCCCGATGCGACTGACGAATCGGGGGAACCCGATGACTCTGGCGTGTAAAGCCACGCCCGACTGTAACACGACTCACGAACAGCGGGCGGCCTACGGACGCCGGTTTTTTAGGTGCATTGGGCACGAACCCTACGCGACTGTTTTGTTCGATCCGCGCAGCAGTTTGCTGCGGGCTATGGCGAGAGCGTGTGTCTGGTCACTCCGCGAGCGCCAACGACTCGTACCGCAGCGGCATTGTGGCAACCAGCGCCTGGTCAACCATCAGCCGGCCCTGAGTCAGTTGGAGCTTGGGGCGGAGCGTGCGCAGCTCGGCGAGCGCGGGGCCGACCGCGTGCTCGTCCGCGTTGTCGGCGAGCCACTCGACCGACCAGTGGTCGATGGCTTCGAGCCATTGCTGCGCCGCATCGAGCCGGGCCTCGATCTCGGCGGCGAGCGCGTCGAGCTTTCGGATCAGGCGTTCACCTTTTTCGAGGTAGGGCTTGAGCGCCTGTGCGGCTTCCATGTACGCGGCGATCGTCTCGGCCGAGGGATTCCCCTTGGCGGCGTTGTAGGCATCGGCGTAATCTTCCCACGGCTCGGTCGCGCTCTCGATCCATGCACCGAGTTCTTCGGCATTCGTCGCCAGGGATTCGGTCCACTGGTCGGAGGTCTCGATGACAAAGACCACGCCCGCTGCGGTGACGCCGACACCCGTCACCGGGTCGGCCGCCGCGACGCCCCCGGCGGTGAGGACGATCAGGTCGGCCGCACGTTTGCCGACCCAGTGCTCGTTGAGCAGGTAGTCGAGCTCGCGGAGTTTCTCGGCGGTGAGGGTCGTGACCGCCTGGCAGTCGTTGCCCGTCTCATCGACCCAGGCCGCGAATTCGTCGGCGTTGCTCAGCCAGGGGCTGCTCTCCAGCTCCGTCTCGATCGCGCCCCACACGGCCTCGGGCCCGACAAACCGGACCAGCGCATCGCTCGCGCCGGGCTCGGTCAACGCCGACAGACGAGAGGGCGGTTGCTCATTGTCGGCGTGGAGGGCGCTGCCCCAGAGCACGCACGTCAGCGTGAGTGCCGTCAACAACGTACACCGCATCCATCGGCCGAGCGTCGTCGCGTCCTGTGTCATCGGGTTCCTTTCACGGGAGGGGTCGGCACGAACGGGTCCATCTGCGTTAGTCGATCTCGACGGACTCCCACCATGCTAGGCCGGAGCATGTCGCAGGGGCGGGAAGGCCGGGTGCGTGATTCGCAGGGCTGAAACTCAACCGATCTCATGAGCCACGAATCCCGGGTGCCACACAACTGCCCGAAGGGCTGCTGTGTGAGCTGAATCGACAAGGGTTGGAGTCCCGGCACACAGCAGCCCCCAGAGCAGGGCAGTTGTGTGGCATCCGGCACATCGCGTGTTCGCGCTACCCGCCGATCGGCCCGTCCCACGCCGACCCGCCGGGGTGGGGGTTGTCGGCGTTGATTTCGTCGAGTCCCTGCTGCACTGCCTGCTCGGCGAGCGTCGTAACTTCGCCCACGGCTTTGCGGCCCGGCTTGCCCTCCGCGACGTAGGGCGTCAGGTCGATCGGGGCGCCGAAGCGGACCGTCGCGGCACGGTCGCTCGTGGCGGGCAGCATCTCGCGCGTGAGGTCTTCGTGCAGCTTTTCGACTGTCTCGGCGACGCGGTCGACCGTGGGCTTCTCGGCCACGTACGACCCCGAGTAGCTCGCGAAGCGCAGCGCGAGCATCGCCGCGTCCGCCCAGGTCGCCGCGGCGGCGTGGTCGGCGACGCGCGCCGTGTCGGTGCGTACCTCGTGGATCACCCGGCGGGCCTTGCGGATGCGGTCGGTGATCGAGTCCTTAGGCCGGGGCTTGACCTCCAGCTTGTGTTCGAGCTTGTCGAGCACCGCGCCTGCGCCGTGCGCGATCAGCGCGGCCAGGTCGTCGGTCTCGGGCGCATCGAGCCCGCGCTGCTTGAGGTTGCGGTGCAGCGCGGCGATGCCGATGCGTTTGAGCGCGCTGCCCGGCGTGTCGTCGGCGGCGACTTCGACATCGACCATCGCGCCCGCTTCTTGCAGGCGTGCCGCCACGGCGGGGCGGATGTCGGTCGTGTGGGTCACCTTGATCGAGACGGGGACCACGAGCGTGCGTTTACCGTGGGCGTGGAGCTGCCGGGCGGCGCGCAGCGCGAGGAAGGCCGCGCCCTCGTTGAAGGGGGTGACGCGGTCGTTTTCGAGGTAGACGTTTCCCTCGGGGAAGACGACCAATGCGTGTCGGCCGCGCTCGATGACGCCGAGCGCCTGCTTCATCGCGCGGGGGTCGCTGCCCTCGCGATCGACGGAGAAGGCACCGAGCTTCTGCATCACCCATGCGTCTTTCTTGCTGCGGAGGAAGACGTCGTAGGCGGCCATAATCTGTGTCGAGAGTCGCGCCTGCCGGGTCGCTTCGAGGAGGATCGCGGCGTCGGCGTGGGTCGGGTGGTTGGGCATGAGCACCAGCCGATCGCCCGCGCGGCGGCGGTTGATGAGCTCCCCGTGCCCGGCGGCGTTGACTTCGACGATCCGCAGCCCGCGCGGCAGATACATCAGCCGATTGTGCCAGCACAGCGCCCACCGCGCCAGCCGGCTGGACTTGGGCGGGAACCACTGATAGGGCTGGTCGGAGAAGTCGAGCATGGGGAGGGCAGTGAACAGTCAATGGTGAACAGTAAACAGTTGTTGCAAGAGTATCGGCGGTGGGGTGGGGTTCCGGGTAGTTCTGTCGTAGTGCCATTTGCATCGGTATAAGATGTTAGGTATATGTACGCATATGCTTGGCCCCCTCCGCTGGCTGTTTCTGGACATGGACAACTACTTCGCGTCGGTCGAGCAGCAGGACCGGCCGGAGCTGCGCGGTCGGCCCGTCGGCGTGATCCCCGTCAAGAGCCGGGGCACCTGCTGCATCGCCGCGAGCAAGGAGGCCAAAGCACACGGCGTCAAGACCGGCACCGGCGTGCGCGAGGCCAAGCAGCGCTGCCCCGACATCGAGCTCGTCGTCGCCCGGCCCAAGTTCTACGTCGAGATGCACAAGCGGATCTACAACGCGATCCAGAACGTGATCCCCATCGACAAGGTCTGGTCGATCGACGAGGTCGCGGTCCGGCTGATGGGGCGCGAGTGCGAGGTCGATGGAGCGATGGACATCGGCCGACGCGTGAAGCGGGCGGTGTGCCCGGGGGTGGGCGAGGCGCTGTCGTGCAGCGTCGGGCTCGCGTCGTCCCGGCTCATGGCGAAGGTCGCGTCGGAACTCGGCAAACCCGATGGGCTAACGGCGCTGCCCCCCGACGACCTGCCGGCAAAAATCGCGCACCTGTCACTCGTCGACCTGCCGGGCATCAACGTCGGCATCCGTGCTCGGCTGCACAAGCACAACATCCTCACCATCGAAGACCTCTGGGCGATGACCGCCCAGCAGGCGCAGGAGGCCTGGGGCTCGGTCGAGGGCCGGCGGTACTGGATGGGGCTGCATGGCCAGGACCCGAAGGTGCATGCCGAGCACCGGCGGATGTTCACCCACGCGAACGTGCTTGGCCCAAAGCTGCGCACGCCGCAGGGCGCGCACGCGGTGATGACCCGGCTCTTGCACAAGGCCGCGGGCCGGCTGCGGGCGCACGGCTACTTCGCGCGGTCGCTCAGTGCCTCGATCAAAGACGAGTCGGGCACGCGCTGGCGCGACGGGATCGACCTGCCCACGTGCCAGGACACGATCACGGTCATCGAGCACTTCGAGCGGTTGTGGAATCGTCGGCCGCCCCATGCGACCCCGATGCCGAAGAAGGTCGGCATCACCCTCGGTGGGCTGACCCCGACGAAGAGCACCTCGGGCCTCTTGTTTGATGAGCCCAACACACGCAACGCCTTGGGCCACGCCATCGACGCGATCAACCAGCGCTTCGGCGGCCACGCGATCTACCTCGGCGGGATGCACGAAGTCGCCAAGCTCGACATGCCCGACAAGATCGCGTTTGGCCGCATCCCGGATGAGAAGGTCCCGATGTAACGCTACGCGGTTTCCCTAGCAAGAGGGCGGGTTTTTGACGCGATACATGGGTTTCACTACCCTGTCGGGCTTTGCCTTTACGCCCGCAATCCCCACCCGACGAAGAAAGAGACGACCCACGATGGCGATCGAAACGCTCTACGACAAAGACGGCTCCCTGCAACCCCTGTCCAGCAAGACCGTCGCCGTCCTCGGCTACGGCAGCCAGGGCCACGCCCACGCCCAGAACCTGCGCGACTCGGGCGTCAACGTCATCGTCGCCAACCGCGCCGAATCTGCCAACGGCAAGCTCGCCGCCGAGCACGGCTTCACGCCCATGTCCGTCGCCGACGCGGTCAAAGAAGCCGACGCCGTCGTCATCGCGCTCCCCGACGAGGCCCAGCCCACCGTTTACGCCGAGTCGATCGCCCCCAACCTGACCGACGGCATGACGCTCGTCTTCACCCACGGCTTCAACATCCACTTCAAGACCATTGAGCCCCCCAAAGGCATCAACGTCATCATGGTCGCGCCCAAGGGCCCGGGCCACACCGTCCGAAGCGAGTTCGAGCGCGGCGGCGGCGTGCCCTGCCTCATGGCCATCGAGCAGGACGCGACCGGCGACGCCAGTGACCTCGCATTGGCCTACGCGATCGGCGTGGGCGGCGGCAAGGGCGGCACGCTCAAGACGACCTTTGCCGAGGAGTGCGTCACCGACCTCTTCGGCGAGCAGGTCGTGCTCTGCGGCGGGCTCAGCGAACTCATCAAGCACGGCTTCGACACGCTCGTCGAGGCGGGCTACCCGCCGGAGCTGGCGTACTTCGAGACCTGCCACGAGGTCAAGCTCATCGTCGATCTGATCGTCAAGGGCGGGCTCAAGTACATGCGCTACAGCATCTCCAACACCGCGGAGTTCGGCGACTACTACACCGGGCCCAAGATCATCGACGCCGACACCAAGGAGCGCATGAAGACCGCCCTGAAACACATCCAGGACGGCGGCTTCGCCAAGGCCTTCCGCGACGACTACGCGGACGGGTTCAAGTGGTTCAAGCAGCAGCGCGCACGAAACGCCGAGCACGGCGTCGAGACGGTCGGCAAAGAGCTGCGGGCGATGATGCCGTGGCTGAACCCCATCGAGATGTAGGCCAGTACCTCCACGGCAGACCCCATTCATGAGAAAGCCCGCGTCCTGCAGACGCGGGCTTTTCTGTTATCTGCGGATCAACCGGTCAGCACATCCTATCGGCGGCGTCGGCCGACCAGGGCGAGCAGGCCGAGGGCTAGCGTCGCGGTGCCCGGCTCGGGGATAGTGAGGTGGACCGCGTCGATGGTGGGCGGGTTTGCGAAGACAACGTCGCCATCGAAGCCCAGCGTTGCGGTGCCCGTAGTGAGGTTGTAGAGCACGACGTCAGCACGGGTGAAGGTCTGTCCGCCGAGCATGATGTCGCTGGCACCGCCGGACGCGACCGACAGCGCGAGGATGTCGCCATCGACGCTTGCCCCCTGGACGTTGTTGAACTGATCCCCGCCTGTGATCAGGTCGCCATCGAACAAGAGCTGGACATTCGTAACGGTACCGGCGACAGGGGTGAACTGGATGACATCCCGACTGCTGAAGGTCGTCGCGCCGATCGTAACGTCGTTGAGGTTCGAGAAGATGATGTCACCGTTGGGCAGGACCGCCACAGCGTCGATATCCAAGTCGCTGCCGCTAACACCCGGGGCCGCGCCGAAGTCAAAGAACGAGCTGACGATGTCCGTGTTCGGGTTGTACTCGACGACATGGTCGTCGTCGAAGACGAAAGCGTTGGACCCAAAGGTAGAACCCGTCTG
The sequence above is a segment of the Phycisphaeraceae bacterium D3-23 genome. Coding sequences within it:
- a CDS encoding 1-acyl-sn-glycerol-3-phosphate acyltransferase, which translates into the protein MLDFSDQPYQWFPPKSSRLARWALCWHNRLMYLPRGLRIVEVNAAGHGELINRRRAGDRLVLMPNHPTHADAAILLEATRQARLSTQIMAAYDVFLRSKKDAWVMQKLGAFSVDREGSDPRAMKQALGVIERGRHALVVFPEGNVYLENDRVTPFNEGAAFLALRAARQLHAHGKRTLVVPVSIKVTHTTDIRPAVAARLQEAGAMVDVEVAADDTPGSALKRIGIAALHRNLKQRGLDAPETDDLAALIAHGAGAVLDKLEHKLEVKPRPKDSITDRIRKARRVIHEVRTDTARVADHAAAATWADAAMLALRFASYSGSYVAEKPTVDRVAETVEKLHEDLTREMLPATSDRAATVRFGAPIDLTPYVAEGKPGRKAVGEVTTLAEQAVQQGLDEINADNPHPGGSAWDGPIGG
- the ilvC gene encoding ketol-acid reductoisomerase; its protein translation is MAIETLYDKDGSLQPLSSKTVAVLGYGSQGHAHAQNLRDSGVNVIVANRAESANGKLAAEHGFTPMSVADAVKEADAVVIALPDEAQPTVYAESIAPNLTDGMTLVFTHGFNIHFKTIEPPKGINVIMVAPKGPGHTVRSEFERGGGVPCLMAIEQDATGDASDLALAYAIGVGGGKGGTLKTTFAEECVTDLFGEQVVLCGGLSELIKHGFDTLVEAGYPPELAYFETCHEVKLIVDLIVKGGLKYMRYSISNTAEFGDYYTGPKIIDADTKERMKTALKHIQDGGFAKAFRDDYADGFKWFKQQRARNAEHGVETVGKELRAMMPWLNPIEM
- a CDS encoding SRPBCC family protein, which translates into the protein MKVVKWLAIVVVVLVVAFVVVGLFLPNKIHVERSLAIDAPPEVVFKYLNDLEEWEHWEPFSKGDPSIVTTIGEPSAGVGATQSWVGDSGTGSLTFTMADPDKGIAYDLQFDDFEPSTSEMTYEVVDGKTVLTWTMDGSVGVPVIGGYFAMIIEGMVGPEYEKGLGFLRDVAEADTAGESTDEPDATDESGEPDDSGV
- a CDS encoding mucoidy inhibitor MuiA family protein is translated as MRRYPHRLPWAAVLAVLLLVTYSTAAQEAPRVESKVTEVTLYRDQAQITRTLEVPAGEGPIEIVVPGMPDQIITSSLFAEGGDAVDVRAVQTRQRVVEQEPREDIRELDEQLRVMDEEIETNTAMQALIQSQLDYLEKLEGFVAPTATTELSQGVLDAAQLRETTQFIFEQRTESTQALLALRSEARALQREKATLQGRRNLAAGRSQDIVRDAVLYLDRRQAGAATVRLTYLVRECGWAPSYNVRGNLADGTVRLEYNALIRQRTGEDWSGVTLTLSTASPMISASGPAMASFPVMLQQVAGGGRPGAGGPGGAGGRADIAYAEIQNRQRDAITRNNNAMNLSDNLDASWQGNSLAAQAQVLELSAGLAALEQQVAGPGGGGPVHALSISYTLDGPVTLESRSDQQMTRIMQAELEGDFYHVASPVLTSFVYREAEIANSSGRDLLAGPVSVYLDGLFVGRTEMVSVTRGQGFVLGFGADPQLHAKRQLVSRDEDAQGGNTLLAFEYRLSIENYGDQPADVRVMDRIPTFRDGDDVKVTIGAMSEDLSEDAAYLRLRRPDGILRWDTTVAANASGEDAHVVRYEFDLAFDRNFGLSTGDMDALRGEFEEQERNRRGR